One stretch of Rosistilla oblonga DNA includes these proteins:
- the purB gene encoding adenylosuccinate lyase, producing MELSELTAISPIDGRYASKTSELREAFSEYGLIQCRVEVEVQWLLALASQSQITEVPQLSSEAAALLKGIVDNFSLADAEAVKSIEATTNHDVKAVEYFIKQRFEGNQELTAISEFVHFACTSEDINNLSHALMLRRGLDVLLPVMQKVASDLRDKAIAFAEVPMLSRTHGQTASPTTVGKEFANVVARLERQLAQLQAIPLLGKINGAVGNYNAHLSAYPDVDWAAHARAFVESLGLHWNPYTTQIEPHDYMAELFDAIARFNTIVIDLDRDLWGYISLGYFKQKTIAGEVGSSTMPHKVNPIDFENSEGNLGLANAVLSHLSAKLPISRWQRDLTDSTVLRNTGVGMAYSMIAYKSTLKGLGKLELNAARLEQDLNSAWEVLAEPIQTVMRRYGIESPYEKLKALTRGQAVTAETFAAFIETLELPAEAKASLLQLTPSTYLGTAVQQAKNV from the coding sequence ATGGAACTCTCCGAACTGACCGCCATTTCACCAATCGACGGACGTTACGCCAGCAAGACGTCGGAGCTGCGCGAAGCGTTCAGCGAATACGGACTGATCCAATGCCGCGTCGAAGTCGAAGTGCAGTGGCTGTTGGCTCTCGCGTCTCAGTCGCAGATCACCGAAGTCCCTCAATTGTCGAGCGAAGCCGCGGCGCTGCTCAAGGGGATCGTCGACAACTTCAGCCTCGCCGACGCCGAAGCGGTCAAGTCGATCGAAGCGACGACGAACCACGATGTCAAAGCGGTTGAATATTTCATCAAGCAGCGGTTTGAAGGGAATCAAGAACTGACGGCGATCAGCGAATTTGTCCACTTCGCCTGTACCTCCGAAGACATCAACAACCTTTCGCACGCTCTGATGTTGCGTCGTGGATTGGATGTGTTGTTGCCGGTCATGCAAAAGGTTGCCAGCGATCTACGCGACAAAGCGATAGCGTTTGCCGAGGTGCCGATGCTGTCGAGAACCCACGGCCAAACCGCATCGCCGACGACGGTTGGCAAAGAGTTCGCCAACGTCGTTGCCCGGCTGGAACGCCAGTTGGCGCAACTGCAAGCGATCCCATTGTTGGGCAAGATCAACGGAGCGGTCGGAAACTACAACGCTCACCTCTCGGCTTACCCCGACGTCGACTGGGCCGCGCACGCTCGCGCGTTCGTCGAATCGCTGGGCCTGCACTGGAATCCCTACACAACTCAGATCGAACCGCACGATTACATGGCGGAACTGTTCGATGCGATCGCCCGCTTCAACACGATCGTGATCGATCTCGATCGCGACCTCTGGGGCTACATCTCGCTAGGCTACTTCAAACAGAAGACGATCGCCGGCGAAGTCGGATCGTCGACGATGCCGCATAAGGTCAACCCGATCGACTTCGAAAACTCCGAAGGCAATCTCGGGCTGGCCAACGCGGTCCTGTCGCACCTGAGCGCCAAACTGCCGATCTCGCGATGGCAACGCGACCTCACCGATTCGACAGTGCTGCGAAACACCGGCGTCGGCATGGCCTACAGCATGATCGCCTACAAATCGACCCTCAAGGGCTTGGGTAAATTGGAACTCAATGCGGCGCGACTGGAACAAGATCTCAACTCCGCTTGGGAAGTTCTCGCCGAACCGATCCAAACCGTGATGCGTCGGTACGGCATCGAATCGCCTTACGAAAAGCTGAAAGCGTTGACGCGCGGCCAAGCTGTCACGGCCGAGACGTTTGCTGCGTTTATCGAAACGCTGGAACTGCCAGCCGAAGCCAAGGCGAGCTTGTTGCAGCTGACGCCGTCGACCTATCTGGGAACCGCTGTCCAACAGGCGAAAAACGTCTAA
- the speA gene encoding biosynthetic arginine decarboxylase, with translation MNEPPATWTIDDASEMYDVPRWGAGYFSVTPEGTLAVHPDRDPARSIDLKSLIERIEHRGLELPVLLRFNGIIRDRLREIHDCFSTAIESCDYKGQYRLVYPVKVNQQRDVIRKVVEYGREFGFGLEAGSKPELLAVVAMGDESMPIVCNGFKDDEFIEMALIAQKLGRTVLPIIEKYSELELILRHSEELGVRPQLGVRVKLASRGAGRWQSSGGYRSKFGLTVSEVLRLVDELESRGMSDCFKLLHFHLGSQITNIRQVKGAINEAVRVYVDLHRRGMGLEFLDVGGGLGVDYDGSQTNFESSINYTLQEYANDVVYQIQTVCDEANVPHPTIMSESGRAVAAYHSVLVFSTLGITSQGNSKDVPSSVPDDYEQPLHDLVMANNDLTARNVLETFHDAQQALDMAMNLFSTGYLPLEQRVLAENMFFAIAHRILKLTSEMEYVPDDLQGLPRMLADSYFCNFSLFQSMPDSWAIKQLFPIMPIHRLNERPGQQAVLCDITCDSDGKVDSFVDRRDTKRTLPLHSENGSPYYLGAFLIGAYQEILGDLHNLFGDTHAVHVHLGEDNAVEIESIVKGDTVREVLSYVQYNEDSLIDRLQSAIEAAVRKGRIDERESGQFLKIYEQRLAGYTYLTP, from the coding sequence ATGAACGAGCCTCCGGCAACATGGACGATTGACGATGCGAGCGAAATGTACGACGTCCCACGTTGGGGAGCCGGCTATTTTTCGGTCACGCCCGAGGGGACACTGGCTGTCCATCCCGACCGGGATCCCGCCCGATCGATCGACCTCAAGTCGCTGATCGAACGCATCGAACATCGCGGCCTCGAACTGCCGGTCCTGCTGCGATTCAACGGGATCATCCGCGATCGCTTGCGCGAGATCCACGACTGCTTCTCCACCGCGATTGAATCGTGCGATTACAAGGGACAGTACCGACTGGTCTATCCCGTCAAAGTCAACCAGCAGCGCGACGTGATCCGCAAGGTCGTCGAATATGGTCGCGAGTTCGGGTTTGGTCTCGAAGCGGGCAGTAAGCCGGAGTTGTTAGCCGTCGTGGCGATGGGTGACGAATCGATGCCGATCGTCTGCAACGGATTCAAGGATGACGAGTTCATCGAGATGGCGTTGATCGCGCAGAAGCTGGGTCGGACGGTCCTTCCGATCATCGAGAAGTACTCCGAATTGGAACTGATCCTGCGGCACAGCGAGGAATTGGGAGTGCGTCCGCAATTGGGCGTGCGAGTCAAACTGGCATCGCGCGGCGCCGGACGCTGGCAATCCTCCGGCGGCTACCGTTCGAAGTTTGGGCTGACGGTCAGCGAAGTGCTGCGTCTCGTCGATGAACTCGAGAGCCGCGGGATGTCGGACTGCTTCAAACTGCTGCACTTCCACCTGGGCAGCCAGATCACAAACATCCGCCAAGTCAAAGGAGCGATCAACGAAGCGGTCCGCGTTTACGTCGATCTGCATCGCCGCGGCATGGGCTTGGAATTCCTGGACGTTGGCGGCGGATTGGGCGTCGACTACGACGGCTCCCAAACCAACTTCGAATCGAGCATCAACTACACGCTGCAGGAATACGCTAACGACGTCGTCTACCAGATCCAAACCGTCTGCGACGAAGCCAACGTGCCGCACCCGACGATCATGTCCGAGAGCGGCCGCGCGGTGGCGGCGTACCATAGCGTGCTGGTCTTCAGCACGCTTGGGATCACATCGCAAGGCAATTCGAAAGACGTTCCCTCGTCGGTCCCCGACGATTACGAACAACCGTTGCACGACCTCGTGATGGCCAACAACGACCTCACGGCGCGGAACGTTTTAGAGACGTTCCACGACGCGCAGCAAGCGTTGGACATGGCGATGAACCTGTTCAGCACCGGCTATCTGCCGCTGGAACAACGCGTGCTCGCCGAGAACATGTTTTTTGCGATCGCCCACCGGATCCTGAAACTGACCTCGGAGATGGAATACGTCCCCGACGATCTGCAGGGGCTGCCGCGGATGTTGGCCGATTCCTACTTCTGCAACTTCTCGCTGTTTCAATCGATGCCCGACAGCTGGGCGATCAAACAGTTGTTCCCGATCATGCCGATCCATCGCTTGAACGAACGCCCCGGGCAACAGGCGGTGCTGTGCGACATCACCTGCGATTCGGACGGCAAAGTCGATTCGTTTGTCGATCGCCGCGACACCAAACGGACGCTGCCGTTGCACTCCGAAAACGGCAGCCCCTACTACCTGGGAGCGTTCCTGATCGGAGCCTATCAAGAGATCCTCGGCGACCTGCACAACCTGTTCGGCGACACCCACGCGGTCCACGTTCATCTGGGCGAAGACAACGCGGTCGAGATCGAATCGATCGTTAAGGGAGACACCGTTCGCGAAGTCCTCAGTTATGTCCAATACAACGAGGACTCGCTGATCGATCGGCTGCAATCGGCGATCGAAGCCGCCGTCCGCAAGGGTCGCATCGACGAACGCGAATCGGGCCAGTTCCTGAAGATCTACGAACAACGGTTAGCCGGCTACACCTATCTAACTCCCTAA
- a CDS encoding DUF1501 domain-containing protein: protein MNWYKDAVSRRAMMRLAAWQSFGVSVLSFAGGRLLADDPFAEFSDEAIAAKQAGDKPAEAKSTGKRRLIYIFSAGGMSHVDTFDPKPGTDSQGPLGAIATNISGVQFGQSLPKLAAMADKLAVIRSMSTETGAHGPGSYLMRTGQKEIASTRHPGIGAWMQRFNGRIHPALPPSVNIGGGIGPGYLGAKFAPVPIGDPNRGLQNTSGPEYLADDQFMRRMYLSAALDREFRSKVHLKQVDGYDDLYREAIRLLKSDDLKAFDLNLESEEAKERYGKSKVGRGCLLARRLVENDVQYVEVQAGGWDMHNDIADAMTSRGSELDQALSALIEDLTASGLIHETTIVVATEFGRNPSINQNAGRDHHPAVFSCAMAGAGVRTGTILGSSDSKGFLVDEYQVSVPDFMATIGKALQLPVDKEIHSPDGRPFTFANGGMAIDEVLA, encoded by the coding sequence ATGAATTGGTACAAGGATGCGGTCTCGCGTCGTGCGATGATGCGGTTGGCTGCGTGGCAGTCGTTTGGCGTCAGCGTGCTTTCATTTGCCGGGGGACGTCTGCTGGCCGACGATCCGTTTGCTGAGTTTTCCGATGAAGCGATCGCCGCCAAGCAAGCTGGCGATAAGCCGGCCGAGGCGAAGTCGACCGGGAAGCGTCGCTTGATCTATATCTTTAGCGCCGGGGGAATGAGTCACGTCGACACGTTCGACCCCAAGCCGGGGACCGATTCGCAAGGACCACTGGGAGCGATCGCGACCAATATTTCAGGCGTCCAGTTTGGGCAATCGCTGCCGAAGTTGGCTGCGATGGCCGACAAGCTGGCGGTGATTCGATCGATGTCGACCGAAACCGGAGCTCACGGCCCGGGCAGCTACCTGATGCGGACCGGCCAAAAAGAGATCGCCAGTACGCGGCATCCCGGAATCGGCGCTTGGATGCAACGCTTCAACGGCCGCATCCATCCTGCGCTGCCGCCGAGCGTGAACATCGGCGGCGGGATCGGACCGGGATATTTGGGAGCGAAGTTTGCGCCGGTGCCGATCGGCGACCCGAATCGCGGGCTGCAGAACACCAGCGGGCCCGAATATCTAGCCGACGATCAATTCATGCGGCGGATGTATTTGAGCGCCGCGTTGGATCGCGAGTTCCGCAGCAAGGTGCATCTGAAACAGGTCGATGGTTACGACGATCTGTATCGCGAGGCGATTCGGTTGCTCAAGAGCGACGATTTGAAAGCGTTTGATCTGAACCTGGAGAGCGAAGAGGCGAAGGAGCGATACGGCAAATCGAAGGTCGGCCGCGGTTGTTTGTTGGCCCGGCGGTTGGTCGAAAACGACGTCCAATATGTCGAGGTCCAGGCCGGCGGCTGGGATATGCACAACGATATCGCCGACGCGATGACCAGCCGCGGTAGCGAGCTGGACCAGGCGCTTAGCGCGTTGATCGAAGATCTCACCGCCAGCGGTCTGATTCATGAAACGACGATCGTCGTGGCGACCGAGTTTGGCCGCAATCCATCGATCAATCAAAACGCGGGCCGCGATCACCATCCGGCGGTCTTCTCGTGTGCGATGGCTGGCGCGGGCGTCCGCACCGGCACGATATTGGGATCGAGCGATTCGAAGGGATTTCTCGTCGACGAATACCAGGTCTCGGTCCCCGATTTCATGGCGACGATCGGCAAGGCGTTGCAGTTGCCTGTCGACAAAGAGATCCACAGCCCCGATGGCCGGCCGTTCACCTTTGCCAACGGTGGGATGGCGATCGACGAAGTGCTCGCCTAA
- a CDS encoding RluA family pseudouridine synthase, with amino-acid sequence MNSTMAMTTVSTTITAEDAGRVDLVVRELSKASRSQVRGMVDHGCVSINGKPCTAIAATVSVGDEVAVRYDPHQRYHEKKKIWEDRTFTVAYEDDYLIVVDKSAGSLTVPTDNNNDRNTLVERVSIYLSHSRKKREACVVHRLDREVSGLLVFGKQPDVAEALIQQFKQRKPQRLYAAIVAGSLAQDEGTFRSHLATGKNLDRYVAPPSEKSELAITHYRVLRRMADTTLVEVQLETGKRNQIRVHFADAGHPVLGDPRYKKEAAKHPRWIRKRIALHAKSLGFVHPANGEEMTIDSPLPAAMEKFIASQRHR; translated from the coding sequence TTGAATTCCACCATGGCGATGACGACGGTTTCGACGACGATTACTGCAGAAGATGCGGGCCGCGTCGATTTGGTAGTGCGAGAATTATCCAAAGCTTCGCGCAGTCAGGTTCGCGGCATGGTCGACCACGGTTGTGTCTCGATCAACGGCAAGCCCTGCACGGCGATCGCCGCAACCGTTTCGGTCGGCGACGAGGTTGCTGTGCGATACGACCCGCATCAGCGCTACCACGAAAAGAAGAAGATTTGGGAAGACCGCACGTTCACCGTCGCCTACGAAGACGACTACCTGATCGTCGTCGACAAATCAGCGGGCTCGCTGACCGTCCCAACCGATAACAACAACGATCGCAACACGTTGGTCGAGCGGGTCTCGATCTATCTGAGCCATTCGCGGAAGAAGCGTGAAGCGTGCGTCGTCCATCGCCTGGATCGCGAGGTCAGCGGGCTGTTGGTCTTCGGAAAACAACCCGATGTTGCCGAGGCGCTGATTCAGCAGTTCAAGCAGCGGAAGCCGCAGCGGCTGTACGCGGCAATCGTCGCCGGTTCGTTGGCTCAGGATGAGGGAACGTTCCGATCCCACCTGGCGACCGGAAAGAATCTCGACCGCTATGTCGCTCCGCCGTCGGAGAAGTCCGAACTGGCGATCACGCACTATCGCGTGCTGCGACGGATGGCCGACACCACGCTGGTCGAAGTCCAATTGGAGACGGGCAAGCGGAACCAGATCCGCGTCCACTTCGCCGACGCCGGGCATCCAGTGTTGGGAGATCCACGCTACAAGAAGGAAGCCGCCAAACATCCGCGTTGGATCCGCAAGCGAATCGCGTTGCACGCCAAGAGCCTCGGTTTTGTCCATCCAGCCAACGGCGAGGAGATGACGATCGATTCACCGCTCCCCGCAGCGATGGAAAAGTTCATCGCCAGTCAACGGCATCGCTAA